A genomic region of Leptolyngbya sp. NIES-2104 contains the following coding sequences:
- the guaD gene encoding guanine deaminase yields the protein MTVKAFRSAILDFVADPFFVPEPESVRYFSDGLLVIENGKVKELGAYEQLKEKYAGIAIAHFPDHFILPGFIDLHIHFPQTEMMAAYGEQLLQWLEKFTFPVERKFRDKAYCDQIAPIFIDQLLRNGTTTALVLAAVFPQSVEALFEESDRRKMRIIAGKVMMDRNAPNFLRDTAQSSYEDSKALIEKWHKKGRSLYAVTPRFAPTSTPEQLANAGRLLKEFPDTYLHTHLSENINEVAWVKELFPDRQSYVDVYDHFGLVGARSIFAHCVQLTEAEFDRLAAAKSTIAFCPTSNTFLGSGLFNLERATSSNIKVGLATDVGGGTSFSMFQTAGEAYKVAQLRQQKLSPFQAMFLATLGGARALSLEDQLGNFDAGKEADFIVINPRSTPILSLRNQSEQPTTLEDLSDRLFSLIIMGDDRAIQATYILGELAYEK from the coding sequence ATGACTGTCAAAGCATTCCGCAGCGCAATTTTAGATTTTGTTGCTGATCCGTTTTTTGTTCCTGAGCCTGAAAGTGTGCGGTATTTTTCTGATGGCTTGCTGGTGATCGAAAACGGCAAAGTCAAAGAACTGGGAGCATACGAGCAGCTAAAAGAAAAATATGCGGGAATTGCGATCGCTCACTTCCCTGATCATTTCATTCTCCCCGGTTTCATCGATTTGCATATTCATTTTCCGCAGACCGAAATGATGGCAGCCTACGGAGAACAGTTGCTGCAATGGTTAGAGAAGTTTACTTTCCCGGTTGAGCGAAAGTTTCGAGACAAAGCTTACTGTGATCAGATTGCACCGATTTTTATTGATCAACTTTTGCGGAATGGAACCACAACCGCGCTAGTATTAGCGGCTGTATTTCCTCAATCGGTCGAAGCTTTGTTTGAAGAAAGCGATCGTAGAAAAATGCGAATCATTGCAGGCAAAGTGATGATGGATCGCAATGCTCCAAATTTCCTCAGAGATACAGCACAATCCTCTTACGAAGATAGCAAAGCACTGATCGAGAAATGGCACAAAAAAGGTCGATCGCTTTATGCCGTGACTCCACGATTTGCGCCGACTTCAACACCCGAACAATTAGCGAATGCGGGCAGACTGCTAAAAGAATTTCCCGACACTTATCTACACACGCATCTATCCGAAAACATCAATGAAGTTGCTTGGGTGAAAGAGCTATTCCCCGATCGTCAAAGTTATGTTGATGTGTATGATCACTTTGGTTTAGTGGGAGCGCGATCGATCTTTGCTCATTGTGTGCAGTTAACCGAGGCAGAATTCGATCGATTAGCAGCAGCAAAATCCACGATCGCGTTTTGTCCAACCTCTAATACTTTTCTCGGTAGCGGATTGTTTAACTTAGAACGGGCTACCTCTAGCAACATCAAAGTTGGACTTGCAACTGATGTCGGAGGTGGAACAAGCTTTTCAATGTTCCAAACAGCAGGAGAAGCCTACAAGGTGGCACAACTACGACAACAAAAGCTTTCTCCATTTCAAGCGATGTTTTTAGCAACTTTAGGAGGAGCGAGAGCATTGTCTTTAGAAGATCAGCTTGGAAACTTTGATGCAGGTAAGGAAGCTGATTTTATTGTGATTAATCCGCGATCGACTCCAATTCTGTCACTGCGAAACCAGAGTGAACAACCCACAACATTGGAAGATTTAAGCGATCGATTGTTTAGTCTAATCATCATGGGGGACGATCGCGCCATTCAAGCAACATACATTTTGGGTGAACTCGCTTACGAAAAATGA
- a CDS encoding ABC transporter ATP-binding protein, whose protein sequence is MVAVKNAIAKFMNEPLFSIENLSVAYRFGQSKVVKNVSFTLQPGERLGLVGESGCGKSTLGRAAMRLLSDAAQIEGQVKFEGKSVFDLSPAELQKFRGEAVALIFQDPMTRLDPLMTIGDHCLETLKAHEPNLSNKAAKERAIDTLKAVNIPENRWSQYPHEFSGGMRQRVAIALALLLNPKLIVADEPTTSLDVTVSAQILKELTRLCSERNMALIVISHDLAMIAEYCDRIAVMYDGEIVEAGSTESVFRTPQHSYTKTLINSALHLQKDSDSILMNDHPSVAPILKLSELKQHYTIESNFISKLFDKNDRTIRAVDGIDLELYPGETLGLVGESGCGKSTLSRTILQLLRPTGGKVEFLGQNLAQLNREQLQQQRRQIQMIFQDPHACLNPRMTIGESIADPLLIHQLATPEKAKQEVEYVLERVGLTPVESFYDRYPGELSGGQQQRVAIARALITRPKLVICDEPVSMLDATVQTQVLQLMQDLKQEFDLTYLFITHDLWVARYFCDRIAVMNGGKIVELGETQSLFKHPQHPYTQSLLGAAPLLNKMTG, encoded by the coding sequence GTGGTTGCAGTCAAAAATGCGATCGCGAAATTCATGAACGAGCCGCTATTTTCCATTGAAAATCTGTCAGTTGCGTATCGATTTGGACAGTCGAAAGTCGTCAAAAATGTGTCGTTTACCTTACAACCCGGAGAACGCCTTGGGTTAGTCGGTGAATCAGGCTGCGGGAAGTCTACGCTTGGACGAGCAGCGATGCGGCTGTTGTCGGATGCTGCACAGATCGAAGGACAAGTGAAGTTTGAAGGAAAATCAGTGTTCGATTTATCTCCAGCGGAACTTCAAAAATTTCGCGGTGAAGCTGTTGCACTGATTTTTCAAGATCCGATGACGCGACTCGATCCTTTAATGACGATCGGTGATCATTGTTTAGAAACCCTAAAAGCGCACGAACCCAATTTATCCAACAAAGCCGCAAAAGAGAGAGCGATCGACACATTAAAAGCGGTCAACATTCCAGAAAATCGCTGGTCACAATATCCGCATGAATTTAGCGGCGGAATGCGGCAACGAGTCGCGATCGCGCTTGCACTTTTACTCAATCCAAAACTCATCGTCGCGGATGAACCCACAACCAGTCTAGATGTCACAGTTTCGGCTCAAATTCTCAAAGAACTGACGCGCCTATGTAGTGAGCGAAATATGGCGCTAATCGTGATTTCGCATGACTTAGCGATGATTGCGGAATACTGCGATCGTATTGCTGTCATGTATGACGGTGAAATTGTCGAAGCGGGTTCAACCGAATCTGTTTTTCGTACTCCTCAACATTCTTATACAAAAACATTAATTAATTCAGCGTTGCATCTACAAAAAGATTCCGATTCGATTCTGATGAATGATCATCCTAGTGTTGCACCGATTCTCAAATTATCGGAACTCAAACAGCACTATACGATCGAATCTAATTTTATCTCGAAGCTATTTGATAAGAACGATCGAACAATTCGCGCTGTCGATGGCATTGATCTTGAACTCTATCCCGGTGAAACTCTAGGATTAGTCGGTGAGTCAGGCTGTGGAAAAAGCACTTTATCGCGAACCATTCTGCAACTCCTTCGACCCACGGGCGGCAAAGTTGAATTCTTAGGGCAAAACCTCGCCCAACTCAATCGCGAACAATTACAACAGCAGCGGCGACAGATTCAGATGATTTTTCAAGATCCTCACGCCTGTCTCAATCCGCGAATGACGATCGGAGAAAGTATTGCCGATCCGCTACTAATTCATCAGCTTGCAACTCCCGAAAAAGCAAAGCAAGAAGTCGAATACGTTCTAGAACGAGTCGGACTGACACCCGTTGAATCGTTTTACGATCGCTATCCCGGTGAACTATCCGGCGGACAACAGCAACGAGTCGCGATCGCTCGTGCGTTGATTACTCGCCCGAAATTAGTCATCTGCGATGAACCTGTGAGTATGTTAGATGCCACGGTACAAACTCAAGTACTGCAACTGATGCAAGATTTAAAACAAGAGTTTGATCTAACCTATCTATTCATCACTCATGATCTGTGGGTAGCGCGATATTTCTGCGATCGCATTGCTGTGATGAACGGTGGCAAAATCGTTGAACTCGGCGAAACTCAGTCACTCTTCAAACATCCGCAGCATCCTTACACGCAATCCTTATTAGGAGCCGCACCGTTATTAAATAAAATGACCGGATGA
- a CDS encoding glycoside hydrolase family protein → MTKTDSTKSETPKTVPLEQNVGNWLVRSMILFAIVLIIGHMQGKRPSFFNFDSADRGADAPLVMRGGDPYIRALMRTISASESNVRNPYSVMYGGSRAEDLSQHPDRCITIVNGPNMGDCTTAAGRYQFITTTWQEKAKRYHPEPSGFFMWRNYSFEPQYQDEVVYRWLSDSQAWGADIRKLLKEGKINTVLKMLSPTWTSLGYGIETNSMSDDLPRIYRKILQQELQRN, encoded by the coding sequence ATGACGAAAACGGATTCAACCAAGTCAGAAACCCCAAAGACCGTCCCGCTCGAACAGAATGTCGGCAATTGGCTGGTTCGCAGCATGATTCTGTTTGCGATCGTGCTGATTATCGGTCACATGCAAGGAAAGCGCCCTTCGTTCTTCAATTTCGACAGTGCAGACCGGGGAGCCGATGCACCGCTAGTCATGCGCGGCGGCGATCCATACATTCGTGCTCTGATGCGAACGATTTCAGCGAGTGAATCGAACGTGCGGAATCCTTATAGTGTGATGTATGGCGGTTCGCGGGCTGAGGATTTGAGCCAGCATCCCGATCGCTGTATTACGATCGTCAATGGTCCGAACATGGGAGACTGTACGACTGCCGCAGGTCGATATCAGTTCATCACGACCACTTGGCAAGAAAAAGCGAAACGCTATCATCCTGAACCCAGCGGCTTTTTTATGTGGCGCAATTATAGCTTTGAGCCGCAGTACCAGGATGAAGTGGTTTATCGCTGGTTGAGTGATTCTCAAGCTTGGGGAGCAGATATTCGGAAACTGTTGAAAGAAGGCAAAATCAACACTGTTTTGAAGATGCTGTCTCCAACCTGGACAAGCTTGGGATATGGCATCGAAACGAATTCGATGAGCGATGACTTACCGAGAATTTATCGGAAGATTTTGCAACAAGAACTACAGCGAAACTGA
- a CDS encoding response regulator, translated as MIAELEDCYVLVVDDNEDTRDLLITALEIEGAIVVAVDSAIAALKLLERCCPDIILCDLAMPEMDGFTLMKQLRSCLYPQWNQLPAIAMTAMYGECYQTQAIEVGFQMCFYKPVDLEQLLQAMRSLLRAKKSDRVRDSRYERSHSTAFVQLSTLDRINSSGFGSLLLCTHPSIDQSLPKFFAP; from the coding sequence ATGATAGCTGAGCTAGAGGATTGTTATGTTCTCGTAGTCGATGACAATGAAGATACTCGCGACCTGTTGATCACAGCACTTGAAATCGAGGGAGCGATCGTGGTTGCGGTTGATTCTGCGATCGCTGCTCTCAAGCTGCTAGAGCGATGCTGTCCGGATATTATTTTGTGCGATTTGGCAATGCCAGAAATGGACGGATTCACCTTGATGAAGCAGCTTCGCAGTTGTTTATATCCTCAATGGAATCAGCTTCCTGCAATTGCGATGACAGCCATGTATGGGGAGTGCTACCAGACTCAAGCGATCGAGGTCGGGTTTCAGATGTGTTTTTATAAACCTGTTGATTTAGAGCAACTGCTGCAAGCGATGCGATCGCTGCTCAGAGCGAAAAAAAGCGATCGTGTCAGAGACAGCCGCTATGAGCGATCGCACTCAACCGCGTTTGTTCAGTTAAGCACCTTAGATCGGATCAACTCTTCTGGATTCGGATCATTGCTACTGTGTACCCACCCATCGATCGATCAGTCATTGCCGAAATTCTTCGCTCCCTAA